In one Zymoseptoria tritici IPO323 chromosome 10, whole genome shotgun sequence genomic region, the following are encoded:
- a CDS encoding alpha tubulin (Forms part of the tubulin complex, which polymerises to form tubulin), translating into MREVISLNVGQAGCQIANSCWELYCLEHGIQPDGYLTEERKAAEDDHGFSTFFSETGNGKYVPRTIYADLEPNVVDEVRTGTYRSLFHPELMITGKEDASNNYARGHYTVGKELIDQVLDKVRHVADNCSGLQGFLVFHSFGGGTGSGFGALLMERLSVDYGKKCKLEFCVYPAPQVATSVVEPYNSILTTHTTLEHSDCSFMVDNEAIYDICRRNLGIERPNYENLNRLIAQVVSSITASLRFDGSLNVDLNEFQTNLVPYPRIHFPLVAYAPIVSAAKAAHEANSVQEISMSCFEPNSQMVKCDPRNGKYMATCLLYRGDVVPKDVHQAVATLKTKRTIQFVDWCPTGFKIGICYQPPQNVPNGDLAKVNRAVCMLSNTTAIAEAWSALSHKFDLMYSKRAFVHWYVGEGMEEGEFSEAREDLAALERDYEEVAADSAEGDEGGEAEY; encoded by the exons ATGCGTGAAGTCATCTCCTTGAACG TCGGCCAGGCCGGTTGCCAGATCGCCAACTCCTGCTGGGAG CTGTACTGCCTCGAGCACGGCATTCAG CCCGATGGTTACCTCACTGAGGAGCGCAAGGCCGCCGAGGACGACCACGGCTTTTCCACCTTCTTCTCAGAGACCG GCAACGGAAAGTACGTGCCGCGCACCATCTACGCCGATCTCGAGCCAaacgtcgtcgatgaagtccGCACCGGCACCTACCGCAGCCTTTTCCACCCGGAATTGATGATCACTGGCAAGGAGGATGCGTCCAACAATTACGCTCGCGGACACTACACTGTCGGCAAGGAGCTCATCGATCAGGTGTTGGACAAGGTCCGCCACGTCGCCGACAACTGCTCGGGTCTCCAGGGTTTCCTCGTCTTCCACTCCTTCGGTGGTGGCACTGGTTCCGGTTTCGGTGCCCTCCTGATGGAGCGTCTTTCCGTCGACTACGGCAAGAAGTGCAAGCTTGAGTTCTGCGTGTACCCAGCACCTCAGGTCGCCACCTCGGTCGTTGAGCCGTACAACTCCATCCTCACCACGCACACCACCCTCGAGCACAGCGACTGCTCCTTCATGGTCGACAACGAGGCCATCTACGACATTTGCCGCCGCAACCTTGGCATCGAGCGTCCCAACTACGAGAACCTCAACCGCCTGATCGCTCAGGTcgtctcctccatcaccgcCTCTCTCCGCTTCGACGGCTCCCTCAACGTCGATCTCAACGAGTTCCAGACCAACTTGGTCCCGTACCCTCGTATCCACTTCCCGCTTGTCGCCTACGCCCCGATCGTGTCCGCTGCCAAGGCCGCCCACGAGGCCAACAGCGTGCAGGAAATCAGCATGTCCTGCTTCGAGCCAAACAGCCAGATGGTCAAGTGCGATCCTCGCAATGGAAAGTACATGGCCACTTGCCTGCTCTACCGCGGAGACGTCGTCCCCAAAGATGTTCACCAGGCTGTTGCCACCCTCAAGACCAAGCGCACCATCCAGTTCGTCGACTGGTGCCCAACTGGCTTCAAGATTGGTATCTGCTACCAGCCACCACAGAACGTGCCCAACGGCGATCTTGCCAAGGTCAACCGCGCCGTGTGCATGctctccaacaccaccgccatcgccGAGGCCTGGTCCGCTCTTTCCCACAAATTCGATCTCATGTACAGCAAGCGTGCGTTCGTCCACTGGTACGTCGGCGAGGGCATGGAGGAGGGCGAATTCTCGGAGGCTCGCGAGGACTTGGCTGCGCTTGAGCGCGACTACGAAGAGGTCGCTGCCGACTCCGCCGAGGGTGATGAGGGCGGCGAGGCTGAGTACTAG
- a CDS encoding small GTP-binding protein (GTP-binding protein) — translation MNPEYDYLFKLLLIGDSGVGKSCLLLRFADDTYTESYISTIGVDFKIRTIELDGKTVKLQIWDTAGQERFRTITSSYYRGAHGICVVYDVTDMDSFNNVKQWLQEIDRYATEGVNKLLVGNKSDMADKKVVEYTVAKEFADSLGIPFLETSAKNANNVEQAFLTMARQIKERMGNTTVNNKPTVQVGQGSNVQSGSAGGCC, via the exons ATGAACCCAGA ATACGACTACCTCTTCaagctcctcctcatcggtGACTCCGGTGTCGGAAAGTcttgccttctcctccgatTTGCCGACGACACCTACACCGAGTCCTACATCTCCACCATCGGCGTCGACTTCAAGATTCGCACCATCGAGCTCGATGGCAAGACCGTCAAGCTTCAAATC TGGGACACCGCTGGCCAGGAGCGTTTCCGCACCATCACATCATCATACTACCGTGGTGCTCACGGCATCTGCGTTGTCTACGATGTCACCGACATGGACTCGTTCAACAACGTCAAGCAGTGGCTGCAGGAGATTGACCGCTACGCTACGGAGGGCGTGAACAAGCTCCTTGTGGGCAACAAGAGCGATATGGCCGACAAGAAGGTCGTGGAGTACACCGTTGCTAAG GAGTTCGCCGATAGCCTGGGCATCCCATTCCTCGAGACATCCGCAAAGAACGCCAACAACGTCGAGCAGGCTTTCCTCACCATGGCTCGCCAGATCAAGGAGCGCATGGGCAACACCACCGTCAACAACAAGCCCACAGTCCAGGTCGGCCAGGGATCGAACGTGCAGTCCGGAAGCGCCGGAGGCTGCTGTTAA